TTCATTGCATGACAAATACATTTATAAACTAAATATGGAATAATGGTAACAGCTCGAATAAATATTATCATTTCCTTGCTCCTTCCTCTTACAGCCAACACAATTACCcatcaataattttattttttacaatgacatttttttttttcactttaacCTTTTTTTCCTTCCTATCAAGTAGAAATATTATTTGTGGTTATAGACACAATTTAGTAATTCCTTACAAAATGAGGCCCCAAGTTCGAATTCTTCTTCtccaacatatataaattatttgttGTTTTCTACTACATATAACCTTCCCctgaaattatttaaatatatatttcacaaTTTTAAAGAAATCGTGCTTAAATCCGTCTGAGTGATGAAAATGATTATGTGGAATGAGCTTGGTGTATAAGTAAAATGCTACACAAGAAATAGAGGGTCCAACCCAAAACACCCAGTGCCCATACCAGAGGTGGCCCCCGCGCACCAAAGCTGCACCCAAGCACCTAGCTGGGTTCATTCCAGCCCCAGCATAGCCTTTAGCACCAGTCACTGTTGTCGAGATAAAAACAAGCAGGCCCACTACCAACCCAATAATTATAAAGACTACCACTTTTCCAAGGTCTTGGGCCTGGCGACGATCAAAGGCCATCCATACTGAAGCCCAAAGAAATACAAAGGAGCAAAGAATCTCTAGCCATAGAGCTTGCTCCATCCCTAAGCCTACCACAATGGGCCCATTAGGCCCTGGTGCAACAACTGTGAGGGTGCATCCACCTAATGAGAATGTTTCCTCAATAGTGTTGTTGACCACAGCTTTTAGTGCTAGTGCACCTAACATGGCTCCAACACACTGAGCCAAAATGTAGATGGTTGCACGTGAAAAGGAGATGATGCCAACGAGTGCGGCGGAAAATGTGATAACGGGGTTGATGTGGCCACCAGAGACGGGGTGGGTAGCAAGAAGGAGAATTGTGACAATTATGGCGATTAGGATGGCCATGACAAGATTTGGTGAGCTTGCTTTGGACTCAAATGAAGATATCACAATGGTATCAAGTGAAAACACCAACAATGCAGTGCCTATAAGCTCTGCCAATGATGCTCTCCAAACCTATTATTAATCAACACTTAGAGATATCATGATCAAATACAGCAAGAAGTAATTTATGACATGCTAATATAAAAGGTAATAATGATACGTGACATGTCTCACCATACGAACCCAAATATTACAAATAGTGATGTAATATTATTTGATTCTTTTCATATTGTTCATAGTTAGTAAAATTATAGATTGAACAAAATTTGagagttaaaaataaaaataagggcACTTCTCTCAGTTTTTCTTACTTCatcatttctttctttctttctcattttttttcacctcttattttcttttctattttttctttcatcttttttctacttattatttcactttctatttttttttttttgtctttctctttcatttgttattttctttttccacGTGCAGTTTTTAAGAGAgtatttcatattttaatattatataattaattgtgttcaaaaaaaaaaattatataattaatttattatttattatcattataattttattaagtaattagttAGATGATAAATTAGTTTTTCACATTTagatatctctttttttttttctttcgtcCAAATTTGAATATTCTCATCTAAGTAACAAGTTACCAATATTAAAAGCAATTGGTTACTCATAATTTGAATAGTTTGTTAGATCAAAATAATTGACAATAAATtgcataaaaaattataaataatcgtaatagaaagaaaaatactAATAATGCCAATATGATAAATTCATAGtaacactaaaaaaaataaaaagataaattcaTATTATGAAAACTTCCTATAACCATCACATTAGTTACCATTAAAAAATTTGTTTGGTAACTACTTACTTTTGCTTGAATTTGTGTAcgcaacaagttttttttttttttgatagaaagTATACGCAACAAGTTACTATGTCAAAGACATTGGTTACCTTTCTCACAGTAACTGGTTACTCGTATTTGTTTGCTGAGATATGAGTAAAGActtataaattaaatacataCACGATCAATCAATTATAtagatttgtatttttttcacaatttttggTAACTACTTACTCATTTGTGAAGTAATATGGGTAACTTGTTACCCCTCTCTTTGTAACTAGTACGATCATTTGTAATTTTGTATAATAAAATGGGTAACCGTTACCTCTCTCACATTAACTAGTAAAGCCTCTCAAGAAGAATTATCACTCATACTTAGAGTTATGGGTTACTAGTTACTTGGAAATTAAAGTCAAAGCTCATTAATTATATGGTTGTTGTAATATAAGTAACTAGTTACCCGTATTTGCAGTAATATGGGTATTTTGTTAGATcgtaaatatgtatattatatagagttttttttttcagctaaACCTTCTCAATTATCACTCAACTTGCATTTAATCTTCTAAGTTCAAATTTTAACGGTAAAAGCCTCCAAACTACTGAACTGAGAGCAAATTGAAGGTGTCATCCATTTTCCACGGTTAACTACCAATATAGAATTCTTATATGTACACTTTTGTACATGTGTCACATTTATATtggtacacctaatattattatttaaaaatataaaaattatttcaaaatttgtaatattttttattttcttaaatattttatttttataattttatttaatttcaaaatgaattttgaaaataatttttatattttttaaataaaaatattaggtGTACCAATATAAACGTATTAAGTGTACAAGAATATATACATAAGTAGTTCATAGTGACACTTAACCggatgacaccttaaatttgctACCAGTTCAGTAGTTTGGAGAGTTTTCTGCCAAAATTTGAACTTGGAGGATTGAGTACAAATAAAAAGGCAGTTGGAAGAGTTTAGCCCCCAAAACTCTATTATATAaactataaaaattaaaattatgaaaataatagtttttttttcttctcaaaaagttatacaattataaatatatttcacttagaaataatattttttaaatgtgaggttatttatattttaaaaataaaataaaatataaaactaccatatttttgtaaataaaaaaaaacaacaaaaagtaactttatataattttctaaattaccaaaatttaaaagaatatattaaaaatatgatAACTTTTATAAGTTTACAAAAGTACAACTCTTATAACTTCTATAAGTTTTGGGTAAGTCTATAGTACACCTCTTAAAAGAGTGATTCACTAGACCGCCGATCTATTTCGGCATCCAAAAGAGTTTTTTAGTgggtttttataaaaatactgaattttagacaaaaatttacaattttactgtcacataaaacttttttactaaaatattttctttttataaaacaatcgtaaaataataaaacagaacaattaaaacaacagtggaacaactaaaacACAACCGTGGAACAAtcgtgaaaacttaacacagtacacagtataaaacttacacggtatttttgaaaaaattccgCCCCACGATAAAAAAGAAAGTTAGaaatttcagtatgtggtgtaaaaattcttttttagtccaatatttttaataatcgTGCATGTTATAGTTAAGATTGCctgtaaatttttagaaaaattataagtagtttacaatactaaaaataatatttaaatattttattgcacGTACAATTTTTTTacgtaataaataattatttgaattttattttcaacaatATACCAGAATAAATATGTAGGTCTACATAGAGTTAACTACATAAATTTCCATAAGTTTGTAAAAAACTTTTATATGTTTGTGAAtatctattaaaaaaaactcaGTTATTgtatatttgtaattaattaccttcatcataaaatgcaattttttttttttaaaaaaaaaaatcgtgctAAATgtatcaataaataatataatgttAATAAGATTTTCCACTTTctactccctttttcttgaatGGACTAATTTCTtcttgatttttaattaattaaacataaaacttattttttaattgttatgGAACAATTCCCTCACTTGTTCCCTCATGTCtaacaaaataaagaagaaaaagggTCCGAATAATGCAATTCTTTAAAAAAACGTCCTTGTTATGATTTAAGACACAAGGCGAATAAGATGGTAGCTTAAATTAATCACCATAaccattttattatattttaaataaacaaaactAGAACTGACCTCCAAGGAGACTAACTCGTTTAAACCCAATAGACCACTAAGGGTGGTAGAGTTGGACTGCTTCTTACTTTCCTCATCAACATTAATCCATGACTCTTCTCCTCTGTTAGAAGATCATCATATAataaaatgtaaataaatacatatatattattggcTACTTTAGTATATATTTAACATATAATATAAGTTTGTGGTACCTTTCTGTGGAGAAAGGTTGAACTCTTCTGCCAGAGCCAGTGTACACATTTTCTTCATCTTCCATTACATTTCCGGCCATTGATCATGAAGTTGCCACTAATTTATTGCTTTCTTAATTTTCTACCTTGTACTGAATTTAAGCTAAtgtttatattatttgtttCTATATAGTGTGTTTATATAGtactttttttcaattatttattatatataaattagttatgGCTAGAGAGTGGTCGATGAATTTAATTTCAACTGCACATtgcaattcaaaataaatatatatgggccaaacacttttttaattatttttatttggctATGCGATACCCAAACATCACATCGTatctctatttatttattatttttaaatatatgtatatatgagtttacAACACTACAACTATCTCTTGATTAATTACAATGACGTTCAAATGATGTAACGAGGATTGAGCATAGCCACAAAACTacaattttgaaacatttaatATGGTTATTCCAATTTAGATCTTAACATGATACAAATCAATACTTTATatacattattaaattatatttaacatACTTCCAATCAAGCTTTGATCAACCGTCAAGTTTGATCAAATGATAGCATCTTCAATTCATTGCTAAAATACAGCTCATTATGtaaaaattttgttctaataatGTACCAAAAATTTATACAAGTTTGTCATATAATAGAAGTTCACTCaaatttaaatcacaataatataagtttttttttttttttttttttttttttttttttaaaaaaatcacaataataatataagatgtaaaatttatatcaCAATAACTCAATTcttttagggtaaatactattttggaccctgtgttttgtaaaagttacaaattggaccatgtgttttgttaaatgacaaaatggaccctgtattttctaaaatagtaaaaataggaccctgagcttaatttttgacaacttttttttttaatacaaccaacttgaagacaatgcttaacacgaacagatacaaaaaatataaacaattttgtcatagcacttttagatcggattataattaaactttattttgacaaaaaatcaattcagggtcctatttgtactattttataaaatacagggtccattttgtcatttaataaaatacaaggtccaattgataacttttgtaaaatagagggtctaaaatggtattttacccattcttttatatttatgtttatgtcatttttaatatcttattattaaatttagttattgcttaaaatttcaaatcttatacattttttttattactttatataataaaataaataataaaattattttttatgcttttaataaaaacattaatttaacattaaattttacatcaagttttataattgtgtattgagcacaatactaaaaattaatgtaaatataTCACAcagtcacttaattttgtatcaaatATAGCATAAGTTTTACATCTTCCGGAGATAATCTTATATAGGCAATCAatcatatgatattttttttttctttccataatattttacaaaatcacATTTGACAAAATATATGTAAGTGTAGGGTGTTTATAAAGTAGATGATCCAATCTATTCCGCACAATTtaatccaatctaatctaatCTGCAAAGTGTGGATATCactgcacttgtgcggattagattggattgaaaaattcaaaattagatgttgattgacatgtaaaagtaaccgatctaatccaatccatacaattaacattttaatgttaagaaaatagtaatttaaaaatttaatacatatgatacaaatatatttcaaaacataatagattaaatgtatattctattcttatatatatatatttatatataatttaaaataaaattaaacatttccttatacatataattttttttcttcctttgaatttgttatttgttattttatttattttaatttgttgttggagatataaaataaaaatgatttattttattttattaatatttatgtgaaaaaaatgtattttttcacatatattaaataatttaatatcgaAAAGTAACCAATCTAAAATAACCGATCTAATCTGTACTTTtacagattggattggattagatttaaattattatgcggattggattggatctaaAATATAAAATCCACACTTAGTGCGAATCAGGTGCACTATGAGCAAAATATGATCCAAAAGTGGCTATGTAGTAGAATTTTTggttttaactttatttttttaattttatttatattaacaGAGAAATGAACagattttttagtttatttaattaatattattttattaccttttaaattaattatatttttgaaataaataatacCTTTCTCACATTGTTAATGTGTAGAAAGATAATACTATATAGATACATGTGCTACTCCTTTCATTGTCAATTCACTTTGAGATGGAACCTTAGACACCTTACGATATATTCACTTCCATCCTAAATTCTATCATGGTATTAGAgtcatataaaaaatattatgtccATATTTTGAGCCATAAATATGGACAAGACACGTGAACATTATTCTCAAATATTAAAAGAGGATCATAATTACAATGCCTATCTTGCCTCGAGAGAAGCAACCATAAATAGATACCAACCTCGTGCTATGCTACAACATCACTAACACACATGGCGA
Above is a genomic segment from Cannabis sativa cultivar Pink pepper isolate KNU-18-1 unplaced genomic scaffold, ASM2916894v1 Contig3, whole genome shotgun sequence containing:
- the LOC133033193 gene encoding probable aquaporin TIP4-3 → MAGNVMEDEENVYTGSGRRVQPFSTERGEESWINVDEESKKQSNSTTLSGLLGLNELVSLEVWRASLAELIGTALLVFSLDTIVISSFESKASSPNLVMAILIAIIVTILLLATHPVSGGHINPVITFSAALVGIISFSRATIYILAQCVGAMLGALALKAVVNNTIEETFSLGGCTLTVVAPGPNGPIVVGLGMEQALWLEILCSFVFLWASVWMAFDRRQAQDLGKVVVFIIIGLVVGLLVFISTTVTGAKGYAGAGMNPARCLGAALVRGGHLWYGHWVFWVGPSISCVAFYLYTKLIPHNHFHHSDGFKHDFFKIVKYIFK